A window from Gossypium raimondii isolate GPD5lz chromosome 7, ASM2569854v1, whole genome shotgun sequence encodes these proteins:
- the LOC105770171 gene encoding uncharacterized protein LOC105770171: MKVQLFVVLLLWIFFELPVLIASFMPPYDFDPTLPDSSVVIAYNRSTDIEKHCSSFLTLASELKPDVNRGSRLKNELSFYLGDWEQETDEAPLIQFDDNGNLESSQPPTSLLKLASFEVKDVNSIQQLQNTVSLGGVLSVGISKDWSFSYGGIEPNMNPGSSVMKIVFEGVYMEVEDNGEERLMCLVGSSTSTLPCTDTCDYDAFWELQTGHVPTYNHRHIRFLQDDQVLLVLRYPKIFNLTQRAIYGEMRSLNEQGGQRYFSKVHISSQLSGHSKYQFSSELVQSTTFDPPPYQDELMEDGVHMLTGKEFCRVLHHEYREIFLSIAPNYRFNSSYKNQIHGKLGPFVLEKEMQATGISSLDEVKLIFQHVKCEQDTNRTGSVKVTAVLRSVTKTSFRFLENLRTGLSGSTLAVEGIWNSSSGQLSMVGCQGTVDSGLEGCDYVISMYFPRSFSIKQRSFLFGTISNVKKDSGLDNPLYFSAMQGINTRDFTEYLSYNYSMIKLVNAFERRTIPHQILNIAKQWLFKYPALKDAEEPLSQLYQLASNLALYGSVVPDDQLIAGPESRVLIHIKVLSLGPLSGWSDPNLVKGNLSHKPVITKDELTSCRLWNVSMHLAFKTEKEREQTAYKDVSELSLEGAYDPSFGEMHLVGCRKALVKSIGIERGQDCLISVNIQYPPLNLQWWKKPTAKITINSQRKVDDPLYFNLINIHVHSSNYLDYFEADTQRAYFEAIIGSLLLTMSIAIIWNQLLYMKVNADIVPYISTTMLAFQFLGYSLPLICNAKLMLKSMGSQDYDLPNTHPSYGMLKLVRSFEKALLLVMLLLITRLVYMVIESRSKTMSEGSSKLRYVPREKRVMSTSMAIYASGFLILLVGHEWQTWMAVMVDLVYFLQDFFLVPQIISNGLIAMPVKCLKEGYYLGLTSVRLFVLYFDYIMDPKVERFDFSSLSSIYARFSPVASLVIFAITVYIQQNKKHQKHN; this comes from the coding sequence ATGAAGGTTCAACTCTTTGTTGTTCTTCTCCTCTGGATATTTTTTGAATTGCCTGTGTTAATAGCTAGTTTTATGCCACCTTACGACTTCGACCCGACCCTGCCGGATTCTTCAGTTGTCATTGCATACAACCGGTCTACCGATATCGAAAAGCATTGCAGCTCTTTTCTAACCTTAGCTTCTGAACTAAAACCTGATGTCAACAGGGGAAGTAGGCTCAAGAATGAACTCTCCTTCTATCTTGGTGATTGGGAGCAGGAAACTGATGAGGCACCATTGATACAATTTGATGACAATGGCAACCTTGAGAGCAGTCAACCTCCAACTTCCCTACTTAAGTTAGCTTCCTTTGAGGTAAAGGATGTCAACTCCATCCAGCAACTTCAAAACACAGTAAGTCTTGGAGGGGTTCTATCTGTAGGCATATCCAAGGACTGGTCATTTTCTTATGGTGGCATAGAGCCTAATATGAATCCAGGCTCATCGGTCATGAAGATTGTTTTCGAAGGGGTTTATATGGAGGTAGAAGATAATGGAGAAGAACGTTTGATGTGCTTGGTAGGAAGTTCAACTTCAACCTTGCCTTGTACCGACACATGTGACTATGATGCGTTCTGGGAGCTTCAAACCGGCCATGTTCCCACTTATAATCACCGCCATATTCGTTTCTTGCAAGATGATCAAGTTTTGCTTGTTTTACGCTATCCTAAAATCTTCAACTTGACACAAAGAGCAATCTATGGAGAAATGAGAAGTCTAAATGAACAAGGAGGGCAAAGGTACTTCAGTAAAGTTCATATATCTTCTCAGTTGAGTGGCCACTCGAAATATCAATTTAGTTCAGAATTGGTCCAATCCACAACTTTTGATCCACCCCCTTACCAAGATGAGTTGATGGAAGATGGTGTCCATATGCTTACTGGTAAAGAGTTCTGCCGAGTACTTCACCATGAGTATcgagaaatatttttaagcattgCTCCAAATTACAGGTTCAACAGCAGCTATAAGAACCAGATCCATGGCAAATTAGGCCCTTTCGTTCTCGAGAAGGAGATGCAGGCTACTGGTATTTCGAGTCTTGATGAGGTTAAGCTCATTTTCCAGCATGTCAAATGCGAGCAAGATACAAACAGAACCGGCAGTGTAAAGGTGACTGCAGTGCTGAGATCAGTTACCAAAACAAGTTTccgatttttggaaaatttacgAACTGGCCTTTCAGGGTCGACTTTAGCTGTTGAGGGTATATGGAATTCTTCTTCTGGACAGCTTTCCATGGTTGGATGTCAAGGGACGGTCGACTCAGGACTCGAAGGATGTGATTATGTGATCTCAATGTACTTCCCACGTTCATTTTCCATTAAGCAGAGAAGCTTCCTGTTTGGAACCATATCCAATGTGAAAAAGGATTCAGGTTTGGACAATCCTTTATATTTTAGTGCAATGCAGGGGATAAACACCAGAGATTTCACTGaatatttatcttataattATTCCATGATCAAGTTGGTCAATGCATTTGAGAGGAGAACAATAcctcatcaaattttaaacattgcCAAGCAATGGCTCTTCAAGTATCCAGCTCTAAAAGATGCAGAAGAGCCACTCTCTCAGTTATACCAACTGGCCAGTAATCTTGCTTTATATGGCTCTGTAGTCCCTGATGATCAACTGATTGCCGGACCGGAATCTCGAGTCCTTATTCATATCAAGGTGCTTTCTTTAGGTCCATTATCTGGATGGTCTGACCCCAATTTAGTGAAGGGAAATCTCAGCCACAAACCAGTCATTACAAAAGATGAGCTCACAAGTTGCCGGTTATGGAACGTATCGATGCATCTCGCATTCAAAACTGAGAAAGAACGCGAGCAAACAGCATATAAAGATGTTTCAGAATTGTCCCTGGAAGGTGCATATGATCCTAGCTTCGGTGAGATGCATTTGGTCGGATGTAGGAAGGCTTTGGTCAAGAGCATCGGCATAGAACGAGGCCAAGATTGTCTTATATCAGTGAACATTCAGTACCCACCACTGAATTTACAATGGTGGAAAAAACCAACTGCTAAGATCACCATCAACAGCCAAAGGAAAGTAGATGATCCCCTCTACTTTAACTTGATCAACATTCATGTTCATTCGAGTAATTATCTAGATTATTTCGAAGCAGATACTCAACGAGCATACTTCGAGGCGATCATAGGCAGTCTACTGCTCACCATGTCGATTGCAATCATATGGAACCAGCTGTTATACATGAAGGTAAATGCAGACATTGTTCCTTACATTTCTACTACCATGCTTGCTTTTCAGTTCCTTGGATATAGCCTTCCATTGATCTGTAATGCCAAATTAATGTTGAAATCAATGGGATCTCAAGATTATGATTTGCCTAATACACATCCATCATATGGAATGTTGAAACTTGTTCGAAGTTTCGAAAAGGCTCTTTTACTGGTCATGTTACTACTTATTACAAGACTTGTCTATATGGTAATAGAATCTAGAAGCAAGACAATGTCTGAAGGGTCATCTAAACTAAGATATGTTCCTAGAGAGAAAAGGGTTATGTCGACTTCCATGGCCATATATGCTTCTGGATTTCTTATTTTGCTTGTTGGACATGAGTGGCAAACTTGGATGGCTGTAATGGTGGATCTTGTTTATTTCCTACAAGACTTCTTTTTGGTTCCTCAGATTATTAGCAATGGACTTATAGCAATGCCTGTTAAGTGCTTGAAAGAAGGCTATTACCTTGGATTGACTTCAGTAAGGCTGTTTGTGCTCTATTTTGACTACATAATGGATCCCAAAGTAGAAAGATTTGATTTTTCAAGTTTAAGCTCAATATATGCAAGGTTTTCCCCAGTTGCTAGTCTGGTTATATTTGCAATTACTGTGTATATACAGCAGAACAAGAAACACCAGAAGCATAACTAA